In the genome of Planctomyces sp. SH-PL62, the window CCGTCCAGGGGGAGGCGCCGGGGCGGGCGCCGGGGGGATGCCAGCCGTCGGCGAGGGGGGCCAGGTCGGCCTCGTTCCCGGCCATGACCGCCCAGATGGAGGGTTGCCAGCCGCCGACGCGGGCTTCGGGGGGGACGTCCAGGTCGTACCGGACCCGGCAGGCGAGGCCGGCGTCTCGGGCTTGCCGGGCCATCAGGGGGTCGAGGTCGAGGTAGCGGTTGGTGATGTTGAACGCCAGGAGGCCGCCGGGACCGAGCTTGCGGCGGTAAAGGGCGATCGCCTCGCGGGAGAGGAGGTGGACGGGGACGGCGTCCGAGCTGAAGGCGTCCAGGACGATCAGGGCGAAGCCGCCGTCCGGCGCGTCGGCCAGTCGGAGGCGGGCGTCCCCCTCGACGATCGCGACCTCGGCGCCGCCTCGGCGGGCGTCGGCCAGGTAGGTGAAGAGGGATTCGTCCTCGGCGACCCGGACGACGGCGGGGTCGATTTCGTGGAACGTCCACGCCTGGCGCGCCTGGGCGTAGCAGGCCAGGGTCCCCGTCCCCAACCCCACGACGGCCACCCTCGTCCCGGGCCTCCCCAGTTCGGCCCCCTTCGCGGCGAACAGGCCGCCGATCGGCCCCGAGCGGGTGAAGTAGGTCGTGGGCTCGCGGCGGAGCGTCGGGTCGAGGCTCTGCTGGCCGTGCAAGGTGCTGCCGTGCATCAGGCGTCGGGAGTGCGTCCCGGCGTCTTCCAGGACCCGGAACGCCCCGAAGAAGTTCCGCCCACGGAGGATCACCTCGCCCCCCGGTCGGGCGCGAGCCCCCCGGCCAGCAGCACGGCCCCGATCGTCAGCGCGAACCGCAAGGGGCGCGGGCGGGCCTTCCAGACCGCCAGCACGCCCAGCCCCGTCGCCAGCACCAGCGCGAGCGCCCCGGGGGTGGAATCGCCCAGGCCCGGCCGGGTCAGCAGCAGCCAGGCCGTCCCCAGGACCGCCGCCGGGATCGCCGCCTCGCGCGCAAACTCCTTAGCCCCTCGCGGTCGCGCGCCCGCCGCGAACGCCAGGCAGGCGAGGAAGACCGCCGCCGGATACTCGACCATCCGGTCGAACACCAAGGGCGCCAGGATCGCGCAGCAGAGGCTCCCCAGCACCCCGCCCGCGCCGATCGCCAGGTAGAACGAGGTCAATCGCCGGGCCGACGGCCGCGACTCCGCCAGCCGATGGTGACAGATCAGGGCCCCGACGAAGAAGGTGGCCAGGTGCAGTGGGGCCCAGGATAGGTGCACGAACCCCGCGGCCAGCACCATCGCCAGCGCCGCCGCCAGCCAGGGGAACGCCGGGGCCAGCCCCCGCACCCAGCGCCCGCCGACGCCCGCGAAGGCCAGGATGTAGGTGATCAGGTACACCCCCAGCGGGATCGTCCAGAGCAGGGGCATCGGGGCCAGGTCGGTCGTCAGGTGGGTCGTCAGCCCCAGGAGCCAGAGCGAGGGGAGCGCCGCCAGCCAGACCCAGCGGAGGGCGTCGCCGGGGGCGACCGGGGCGTCGCCGGGGGCGACCGGGGCGTCGCCGGCCGCCGCTTCCTCCCGGATCGCGCCCGAGCCCGGCCCTCGCCAGGCCGCCGCGGCGCAGAGCAGCGTCAACGCCGACGACGCGGCGAAGCCGACCGCCCAGGCCCGCGACTGCCAGGCGAGCGTCGAACGGGGCTCGATCAGGAGGGGGTACGCCGCCAGCGCCGCCAGATTCCCGGCGCAGCTCGCGGCGTAGAGGAAGAAGGGATCGCGGGCCGGCCGATCGCTCCCGCCCCCCCCGGCCAGGAAGTACCAGCGCTGGAGCAGGGGGGAGGTCGCCGCGATCAGGAGCAGCGGCGGCCCGGCCGTGACGGCCAGGCTCGCGAACAGCCAGAGCCCCGGCCCGACGCCGGCGGCCGTCGAGGCCGGATCGGCGGGCGGCCGGATCG includes:
- a CDS encoding spermidine synthase; the encoded protein is MILRGRNFFGAFRVLEDAGTHSRRLMHGSTLHGQQSLDPTLRREPTTYFTRSGPIGGLFAAKGAELGRPGTRVAVVGLGTGTLACYAQARQAWTFHEIDPAVVRVAEDESLFTYLADARRGGAEVAIVEGDARLRLADAPDGGFALIVLDAFSSDAVPVHLLSREAIALYRRKLGPGGLLAFNITNRYLDLDPLMARQARDAGLACRVRYDLDVPPEARVGGWQPSIWAVMAGNEADLAPLADGWHPPGARPGASPWTDDYSDLASYLILGRRRPPPDVPEKSASLAAP